From a single Rutidosis leptorrhynchoides isolate AG116_Rl617_1_P2 chromosome 5, CSIRO_AGI_Rlap_v1, whole genome shotgun sequence genomic region:
- the LOC139849188 gene encoding uncharacterized protein — protein MGGLNLGSLKRKNLSLLGKWWWSFNTKTNALWVKIIRSLYGSNGGLELGDDLCRLLSSGCWRNIIFAGSSIDECNINFRSSFSKSIGDGSTTKFWEDRWTGDSKLSSKFPRLFHLECSKHVTINNRIIVGEYGVCSNWDWSRSPTGRTADELSKLIELLTDLDFNNREQSKCTWDLSNSGSYTVKKCAKIIDDQILPCNSSDIETKRNNLIPKK, from the coding sequence ATGGGGGGGCTAAATCTCGGGTCTTTAAAAAGAAAAAATCTTTCTCTTTTAGGGAAGTGGTGGTGGAGCTTCAATACCAAAACtaatgcactttgggtcaaaatcatTCGAAGTCTTTATGGGTCTAATGGCGGCTTGGAGTTGGGAGATGATTTATGCCGTCTTCTTTCTTCGGGTTGTTGGCGTAACATTATTTTTGCAGGTTCATCAATAGACGAATGCAACATTAACTTTCGAAGTTCCTTTTCTAAAAGCATTGGTGACGGATCGACAACAAAATTTTGGGAAGATCGATGGACAGGAGATTCAAAACTGAGCAGCAAATTTCCAAGACTTTTTCATCTCGAGTGTTCAAAACACGTTACAATAAACAACCGCATCATTGTAGGTGAATACGGGGTTTGCTCCAACTGGGATTGGTCTCGTTCCCCTACCGGTAGAACCGCAGATGAGCTGAGTAAATTGATCGAGCTGCTGACAGATCTCGACTTCAACAACAGAGAGCAAAGTAAGTGTACATGGGATTTATCCAACTCTGGTTCATATACTGTGAAGAAATGTGCAAAAATTATTGATGATCAAATTCTGCCATGCAATTCGAGTGATATAGAAACAAAAAGGAATAATCTTATTCCAAAGAAATAG
- the LOC139847602 gene encoding 3-epi-6-deoxocathasterone 23-monooxygenase CYP90C1: MRWVFENGKIYCIIMVLGCLFYKYFIRNKKNDGGGNHRVQPPRGSSGWPLIGETIEFIAAGYTSRPVTFMEKRKSIYGKVFKTHILGRPIIVSTDADVNKIVLQNQGNVFIPSYPKSVIELLGETSILHMNGGLQKRLHAIIGGFLRSPQFKARITKDIENSVKFMLSSWMDRKNSRQHLYVQDETKKMTFEILVRLLMSVEPGEDMEFLKREFMEVIKGLICLPIKLPGFRMYKSLQAKERMLKMVRKIVDDRKMAMEMNEAKDLVSPNDVVDVLLRDTGESDGPQQRLPLDFISGNIIEMMIPGEDSVPMIMTLAIKYLSDNPASLSYLVEENDELKKRKDELGEDYDWADYVSLQFTQGVISETLRMANIINAIWRKALEDVEINGYLIPKGWCVLASLTSVHMDEDNYENPDKFDPWRWEKTGASINSNKFTPFGGGQRLCPGLEFSRLEISIFLHHFVTTYTWVAEEDQIVYFPTVRTRRRLPIIVTPR, encoded by the exons ATGAGATGGGTCTTTGAAAACGGGAAAATATATTGCATAATAATGGTTCTTGGATGCTTATTTTATAAATACTTtataagaaataagaaaaatgaTGGTGGTGGCAACCACCGTGTGCAACCGCCGAGAGGTAGTTCCGGTTGGCCGTTGATCGGAGAAACAATAGAGTTCATTGCTGCCGGATATACTTCTCGTCCAGTTACTTTCATGGAGAAACGAAAGTCTAT TTATGGAAAGGTGTTCAAGACACATATTTTGGGTAGACCGATTATTGTGTCAACCGATGCAGACGTGAACAAGATTGTCTTACAGAACCAGGGAAATGTTTTCATACCGAGTTATCCGAAATCTGTTATTGAGTTGCTTGGTGAAACGTCTATACTGCATATGAACGGAGGCTTACAAAAGAGACTGCATGCAATCATTGGAGGTTTTTTGAGGTCTCCGCAATTTAAAGCTCGTATCACCAAAGATATAGAGAACTCAGTCAAGTTCATGTTGTCCTCTTGGATGGACCGTAAAAACTCCCGACAACATCTTTACGTCCAAGATGAAACTAAAAAG ATGACTTTCGAAATTCTCGTGAGGTTGTTGATGAGTGTGGAGCCCGGTGAAGATATGGAGTTCCTCAAGAGAGAATTCATGGAAGTTATCAAAGGCTTGATTTGCTTACCGATCAAACTTCCCGGTTTCAGAATGTATAAATCTCTCCAG GCTAAAGAGAGAATGTTAAAGATGGTGCGAAAGATTGTAGACGATAGGAAGATGGCAATGGAGATGAATGAAGCCAAAGATTTGGTTTCACCAAATGATGTCGTTGACGTTTTACTACGGGATACGGGTGAATCAGATGGGCCCCAACAACGACTACCGTTGGATTTCATTAGTGGGAACATTATAGAGATGATGATTCCCGGGGAGGACTCTGTACCCATGATCATGACGCTAGCTATCAAATACTTAAGTGATAATCCTGCATCACTTTCTTATCTTGTG GAAGAAAACGATGAATTAAAGAAGAGAAAGGATGAATTAGGTGAAGACTATGATTGGGCTGATTATGTGTCTTTGCAGTTTACTCAAGGC GTAATAAGTGAAACTCTACGGATGGCGAATATCATCAATGCTATTTGGAGAAAAGCGCTTGAAGATGTCGAAATCAACGGCTATTTGATACCGAAAGGATGGTGCGTTTTGGCGTCATTGACTTCCGTTCATATGGACGAAGATAATTACGAAAATCCAGATAAATTTGATCCTTGGAGATGGGAG AAAACGGGAGCGAGTATTAATAGCAACAAGTTTACGCCATTTGGTGGAGGACAACGGTTGTGTCCCGGTTTGGAATTCTCAAGGCTCGAAATCAGTATTTTCCTTCATCATTTCGTAACAACTTATACTTGGGTTGCCGAAGAAGATCAAATTGTGTATTTTCCTACGGTCAGGACAAGGCGAAGGTTACCCATCATCGTGACACCAAGATGA
- the LOC139848174 gene encoding protein RTE1-HOMOLOG-like, which yields MELDTKPNHVMTIEDNIPLNIPIDPSRARFPCCIVWTPLPVVSWLLPFVGHIGIAREDGVILDFAGPNFVCVDNFTFGAVARYIQINKDKWSMYRNEEEGQQTWDSVLKQSTQEYQHRAYNILTCNCHSFVAKNLNRLEFQGGGWNVVNVAALILLKGQWVDTMSMVRAYVPFVIIFVLGVTFGGASFLTFLAFFAFLLVGWYTLGTYCFKNIIKL from the exons ATGGAATTAGATACAAAACCTAATCACGTTATGACAATTGAGGACAATATTCCACTTAACATACCAATCGATCCCTCACGAGCTCGTTTTCCATGCTGCATTGTATGGACCCCACTCCCTGTTGTTTCATGGCTCCTACCTTTCGTCGGTCATATTGGTATAGCCCGAGAGGACGGAGTCATCCTAGATTTTGCAGGACCTAACTTTGTGTGTGTCGATAATTTCACATTTGGAGCTGTTGCTCGTTACATCCAAATTAACAAAGACAAG TGGTCAATGTACAGAAATGAAGAAGAAGGTCAACAGACATGGGATTCTGTGTTAAAACAGAGCACACAAGAATATCAACACCGAGCGTATAACATTTTGACTTGCAATTGTCATTCTTTTGTGGCTAAAAATCTCAACAGGTTAGAGTTTCAGGGTGGTGGGTGGAATGTAGTGAATGTGGCGGCGTTGATTCTGTTGAAAGGGCAATGGGTTGATACGATGTCTATGGTTCGAGCTTATGTTCCATTTGTGATCATATTTGTTCTAGGAGTTACTTTTGGTGGAGCTAGTTTTCTTACCTTTTTGGCTTTCTTTGCGTTTCTTCTCGTCGGATGGTATACTTTGGGTACGTATTGTTTCAAAAACATCATAAAACTGTAG